A single Brevundimonas sp. SL130 DNA region contains:
- a CDS encoding TniB family NTP-binding protein: MMSTLKFHSVRSPLARESTSGATNRMVAERIAQFRTIFVPYPLHVEFHSRCDYLMELGRATKGQPQRGMRVLAPSGSGKTTAAQAFIRDVELRDRSEPERRRVMHVSLDRATTVKKFYTSILHKFGDSCLGRSDEITLKYRALGFFEQMGCELLFIDEVQHMAAGSGDVTDSLKSLLDLGAIPIVFLGTEEAGEMFARNLQFNARLLQPCDFPRLRSTLDGDQRLLRGYWERLDAEIVRQKLISTSSGLFDPDFLSALHTVADGVIGRVSRLTESALEIALRRGHEAIQLEDFHLATERWALPQGFVGRNPFAEICR; this comes from the coding sequence ATGATGTCCACGCTCAAGTTCCATTCAGTCCGATCGCCGTTGGCGCGAGAAAGCACCTCGGGTGCAACAAACCGAATGGTCGCAGAACGAATTGCGCAGTTCCGGACGATCTTTGTTCCCTATCCGCTGCACGTCGAATTTCATTCCCGGTGCGATTACCTGATGGAACTGGGACGGGCCACGAAGGGGCAGCCTCAGCGTGGAATGCGTGTTTTGGCGCCTTCGGGTTCCGGGAAGACGACAGCGGCCCAAGCTTTTATCCGCGACGTCGAGTTGCGTGATCGCTCTGAACCAGAGCGTAGACGCGTCATGCATGTTTCGCTCGACCGCGCTACAACGGTGAAGAAGTTTTACACATCGATCCTCCATAAATTTGGCGACAGCTGCCTGGGACGATCGGACGAGATCACCCTGAAATACAGGGCGCTCGGATTTTTCGAGCAGATGGGCTGCGAGCTACTGTTCATCGATGAAGTGCAGCACATGGCGGCTGGTTCCGGAGACGTGACTGACAGCCTCAAAAGTCTTCTGGATCTCGGAGCGATACCGATCGTGTTTCTGGGCACCGAAGAAGCCGGCGAGATGTTCGCCCGAAACCTTCAATTTAACGCTCGGCTCCTTCAGCCCTGTGACTTTCCTCGCCTGCGATCGACTCTCGACGGCGATCAGAGGCTGCTTCGCGGGTATTGGGAAAGGTTGGACGCTGAGATTGTCCGACAAAAACTGATAAGCACGTCTTCAGGACTGTTCGATCCAGATTTTCTGAGCGCTCTGCATACAGTCGCGGATGGCGTAATCGGTCGCGTGTCTCGCCTCACCGAGTCTGCCCTGGAGATCGCGCTTAGGCGCGGCCATGAGGCGATCCAGCTCGAAGACTTTCATCTGGCGACCGAGCGCTGGGCCTTGCCGCAGGGGTTTGTAGGCCGCAACCCGTTTGCCGAGATTTGCAGATGA
- a CDS encoding Mu transposase C-terminal domain-containing protein: MGIDFRKGERWLLDGAPIVFDQALTSDFLLFLHEESLKPVQVEDDDGCRTPDMPWVIEAYAAGRLVRRRHPGAYVARRLETEREYDPETIRRLDPRARLRLLVLRELDCRGLHNGSENTIGVAVARIWREGRLAEEFGAPPSPRTVIRWMGRGVPGDRKLRDVMSLTGRVPRSKRLAPEAQALIDRWVQRYWRDPSKTMVTAYAQCAVRVMRLSRWRELAGREPVRTPSFETFRRQIQKTRTLENSMLKSGKKKGRSQMKAIAGSMTARRSLQLGCMDHTRLDAVAVLDGDWMLPIGSPWLTLLIDVRSRCVVGFVLSFEPPSIYSVMECLRRAGTPKVRFKEETGPARNLVEVFGRFDEIVVDNGKEFAGLSFEDALSDIGTTLRLAPVATPEHKAIVERFFRTLNQLLIHQLPGARLPIHTLRELGYDPAARAVLTVEQIEDLIWDAIRLYHLERHSTLGAAPAAVWQKDAQRYGIPVHSDLRQLDKMLGAVAEGRRLSRSGIEIHGLQYRCAATVQKLLNDLVGSAPVRGQRRSGSMTCKVKVKYNPANIAEVHVWHHLERRYYTLPCCDPEYAQGMSLWHHNKLKEWARAADLAFTTQQDRLQARAKLAAKVDRLFPDITLRRRSAVARIKKAPVQTSMEGVVEMRFATSRHDGLAPVIDQICLASSRTDAGLASSRPAPRKKAKSSTRRRQPTATKAMPVTLEEFGPGATGLDWKGFE; encoded by the coding sequence GTGGGGATCGATTTCAGAAAGGGTGAGCGCTGGCTTTTGGATGGGGCGCCGATTGTCTTCGATCAGGCTTTGACAAGCGATTTTCTCCTGTTCCTGCACGAGGAGAGCCTTAAGCCGGTTCAGGTTGAAGACGACGATGGTTGTCGAACGCCGGATATGCCCTGGGTAATCGAGGCTTACGCCGCAGGTCGCCTGGTTCGTCGCCGCCACCCGGGCGCCTATGTAGCCCGGCGGCTTGAGACGGAGCGAGAATATGACCCCGAGACCATCCGTAGGCTGGATCCCAGGGCACGACTGCGGCTTTTGGTTTTACGCGAGTTGGATTGCCGCGGGCTGCATAATGGATCTGAAAACACCATTGGCGTGGCTGTTGCCCGGATCTGGCGAGAAGGGCGACTAGCTGAAGAGTTTGGAGCGCCGCCCTCACCGCGCACGGTCATTCGCTGGATGGGGAGGGGCGTTCCAGGTGATCGCAAGCTTCGGGATGTGATGTCTCTGACGGGACGCGTGCCTCGGTCGAAACGCTTAGCTCCGGAGGCCCAGGCGCTGATTGATCGCTGGGTGCAGAGGTATTGGCGTGATCCTTCCAAGACCATGGTGACGGCTTATGCGCAGTGCGCCGTACGTGTGATGCGCTTGAGCCGTTGGCGTGAACTCGCGGGTAGGGAGCCTGTGAGAACGCCCAGTTTCGAGACCTTTCGGAGACAGATCCAGAAGACCCGTACGCTGGAAAACAGCATGCTCAAATCCGGGAAGAAGAAGGGCCGAAGCCAGATGAAGGCGATCGCAGGCTCCATGACCGCTCGGCGATCGCTTCAGCTAGGATGTATGGACCATACGCGCCTGGACGCGGTCGCGGTGTTGGATGGGGATTGGATGCTGCCCATTGGCAGCCCGTGGCTGACGCTGTTGATCGATGTCAGATCGCGCTGCGTGGTTGGGTTCGTGCTGAGTTTCGAGCCGCCCTCGATCTACTCCGTAATGGAGTGCCTTCGTCGCGCGGGTACGCCCAAGGTCCGCTTCAAAGAGGAGACCGGCCCAGCCCGGAACCTGGTCGAAGTATTTGGTCGTTTCGACGAGATCGTGGTCGACAACGGCAAGGAGTTCGCCGGTCTATCCTTTGAGGACGCACTCTCGGACATTGGGACGACGCTGCGCCTAGCACCGGTGGCTACGCCGGAGCACAAGGCCATCGTCGAGCGCTTCTTCCGCACGCTCAATCAGCTCCTGATTCACCAGCTTCCTGGCGCGAGGCTCCCAATCCATACGCTCAGGGAACTGGGGTATGACCCGGCTGCCAGGGCCGTGCTGACCGTCGAGCAGATTGAAGACCTAATCTGGGATGCGATCCGGCTGTATCATCTCGAGCGCCATTCCACGCTGGGCGCCGCCCCAGCAGCCGTCTGGCAGAAAGATGCCCAACGGTACGGAATTCCCGTCCACAGCGATTTGCGTCAGCTTGACAAGATGTTGGGCGCCGTCGCGGAGGGGCGCCGGCTCAGCCGGTCAGGCATCGAAATCCACGGTCTCCAGTATCGCTGTGCTGCGACGGTGCAGAAGCTCCTGAACGATCTCGTGGGATCGGCTCCAGTTCGAGGTCAGCGCCGCTCAGGATCGATGACTTGCAAGGTCAAAGTCAAATACAATCCCGCCAATATCGCAGAGGTGCACGTGTGGCACCACCTCGAGCGCCGTTACTATACGCTTCCTTGCTGCGATCCTGAATACGCCCAAGGCATGTCTTTATGGCATCACAACAAGCTTAAGGAATGGGCCAGGGCGGCGGATCTAGCCTTCACGACCCAACAAGATCGACTTCAGGCACGAGCAAAACTTGCGGCTAAGGTCGATCGGCTATTCCCTGATATTACTCTTCGTCGGCGTAGCGCCGTTGCTCGGATCAAAAAAGCGCCGGTTCAAACATCGATGGAAGGCGTCGTCGAGATGCGCTTCGCGACCTCTCGCCACGACGGTTTGGCTCCGGTCATCGATCAAATCTGCCTTGCCTCGTCTCGAACCGACGCCGGTCTGGCATCGTCGCGACCGGCGCCCCGTAAAAAGGCCAAGTCATCTACCCGACGTCGGCAGCCAACGGCCACCAAAGCCATGCCGGTAACCCTAGAGGAATTCGGCCCCGGCGCTACCGGTTTGGACTGGAAAGGGTTTGAATGA
- a CDS encoding TnsA endonuclease N-terminal domain-containing protein translates to MFDTPSTQGVIARARSTATDRSTAGITLSGAIRSALSPPGHHEYVVSGRLVLPENDRPIRSIITGRRVQTTGSYASRKAGRSQVFESMTERAFFMHCEVDTHVVDYRAQPFRFEFHLDGQWRTYIADCVRLLGSGQVEVVELKSDLRDLKDIDYQAKLERVRSLCRQLGWRFTVVRRRHLERNLTVHRNIEFVQQDRLTDFDDLDIYRVTGALKEGARPFDEVTNVLGRGVTGAAIVRAMMVARIVDIDLRRPLSGESSVRLLQSKEM, encoded by the coding sequence ATGTTCGATACACCTTCAACACAGGGTGTGATCGCCCGCGCTCGCTCTACAGCCACCGATAGATCGACTGCCGGCATAACCCTTTCCGGGGCGATTAGGTCGGCACTCAGCCCGCCAGGCCACCACGAGTATGTCGTCTCCGGCAGGCTGGTGCTGCCGGAGAACGACCGCCCGATCCGCAGCATCATCACTGGCCGGCGTGTTCAAACGACCGGCAGCTACGCCAGTCGCAAGGCCGGACGCTCTCAGGTGTTCGAGAGCATGACAGAGCGTGCCTTCTTCATGCACTGCGAGGTCGACACGCATGTCGTGGATTACCGCGCTCAGCCGTTCCGATTCGAATTCCACCTGGACGGACAATGGCGGACCTATATCGCCGACTGTGTCCGCCTGCTTGGCAGTGGCCAAGTAGAAGTTGTCGAACTGAAGAGCGATCTACGTGATCTCAAGGACATCGACTACCAGGCCAAGCTTGAACGGGTACGAAGCCTCTGTCGCCAGCTGGGATGGCGGTTCACTGTCGTGAGGCGCCGACATCTAGAACGGAACTTGACCGTTCATCGGAACATCGAGTTCGTGCAGCAGGACCGACTAACCGACTTCGACGATCTCGACATCTATCGTGTCACAGGCGCCCTTAAGGAGGGGGCGCGACCGTTCGACGAGGTCACAAACGTCCTTGGTCGCGGCGTCACAGGCGCCGCCATCGTTAGGGCGATGATGGTCGCGCGAATAGTCGATATCGACCTCCGTCGTCCACTCAGCGGCGAAAGCTCGGTCCGCCTTCTCCAGTCTAAGGAGATGTGA
- a CDS encoding helix-turn-helix domain-containing protein, producing the protein MVDDKRHAKIKNALNLKGMSLSDIARSLDVSPSSVSIVSRGFRRSKRIEQAIADALGQAPQTVWPDRYRLVVGGQQEVTLTDR; encoded by the coding sequence ATGGTAGACGATAAACGACACGCGAAGATCAAGAATGCTTTGAACCTGAAAGGCATGAGCCTTTCGGATATTGCTCGGTCCCTCGATGTGTCCCCGTCCTCTGTGTCGATAGTCTCTCGTGGCTTTAGGCGATCAAAACGCATCGAGCAGGCTATCGCCGATGCGCTCGGCCAAGCTCCACAAACCGTTTGGCCTGATCGTTACAGGCTGGTGGTGGGCGGACAGCAGGAGGTGACCTTGACCGACCGATAG
- a CDS encoding helix-turn-helix domain-containing protein, with product MQNLTSSSKFSRGGFGRRLSAVRNSLGLNAPTFADRLGFPRRTYLTWEREESDPPARLLLLLARDYDIDLIWLLEGPQDVVQYGSARWDWDRYIALKRSLKDLAIRLGLNPSEDQIIDVMREISTGPRHQDEDALRHVERLWKAALGAPTNG from the coding sequence GTGCAAAATCTTACATCATCAAGCAAATTTTCGCGAGGTGGTTTTGGGCGACGTCTGTCAGCCGTCAGGAACAGTTTGGGTCTCAATGCACCGACGTTTGCTGATCGACTGGGCTTTCCTCGACGGACCTACCTGACTTGGGAAAGAGAAGAGTCTGACCCGCCGGCTCGCCTCCTTCTGCTTCTCGCGCGAGACTATGACATCGATCTGATCTGGCTTTTGGAAGGGCCGCAGGATGTCGTGCAATACGGCAGCGCTCGATGGGATTGGGACCGCTACATCGCGCTCAAGCGCTCACTGAAAGACTTGGCCATACGCCTTGGCCTGAATCCGAGCGAAGATCAGATTATCGATGTGATGCGCGAAATCTCGACCGGTCCGCGACATCAGGATGAGGACGCCCTTCGACATGTCGAACGGCTTTGGAAAGCAGCCTTGGGGGCACCGACCAATGGATGA
- a CDS encoding response regulator, with amino-acid sequence MHKTPDKINLAHSTVLLVDDQPASLDLLSSIVQGFGVREQLKCHAAKDAVELLQRRAVDLILVDCAMPEMDGYDFVRWLRREAAEPARFTPVIMILGHAAHARVARGRDCGASYIVAKPLTPSVLLKRIAWLGVHSRDFVEVETYVGPDRRVRNYGPPPGEEGRRQTDLSGDLGEAVEANMDQDTIDMMLKPMKVNL; translated from the coding sequence GTGCATAAGACGCCGGACAAGATCAATCTGGCGCATTCGACCGTTCTTCTGGTCGATGACCAACCGGCCTCGCTTGATCTGCTTAGCTCGATCGTCCAGGGTTTCGGCGTCCGAGAGCAGCTGAAATGTCATGCGGCCAAGGACGCTGTCGAACTGCTTCAGCGTCGGGCGGTTGATCTCATCCTCGTCGATTGCGCCATGCCCGAAATGGACGGCTACGACTTCGTCCGCTGGCTGCGCCGCGAGGCCGCTGAACCCGCGCGTTTCACCCCCGTCATCATGATTCTAGGTCACGCCGCCCATGCCCGCGTGGCCCGGGGGCGGGACTGCGGCGCCAGCTACATCGTCGCCAAGCCGCTGACGCCGTCGGTTCTGCTGAAGCGCATAGCCTGGCTAGGCGTTCATTCCCGCGACTTCGTCGAGGTGGAAACCTACGTCGGCCCCGATCGCCGCGTTCGCAACTATGGCCCGCCGCCAGGAGAAGAAGGCCGGCGTCAGACCGATCTGTCCGGAGACCTCGGCGAAGCCGTCGAGGCCAATATGGACCAGGACACGATCGACATGATGCTGAAGCCCATGAAGGTCAATTTATGA
- a CDS encoding chemotaxis protein CheD: MSFAALKDTKEKKVHVGQGEHHITRDPDVVLSTILGSCVAMCLRDPVAGIGGMNHFLLPEGSGAGTDAGRRYGAYAMELLINEMLKAGGRRERLEAKLFGGGRMFDSLRDVGRSNADFAEKFLRDEGIPVVGGSLRGDGGRRVHYWPVTGKAMQRAVTDTVAPKPIPVAPPPVDTGALELF; the protein is encoded by the coding sequence ATGAGCTTCGCCGCCCTCAAGGACACCAAGGAAAAAAAGGTGCACGTCGGGCAGGGCGAACACCATATTACGCGCGATCCGGACGTCGTGCTGAGCACCATCCTGGGCTCTTGCGTCGCCATGTGCCTGAGGGACCCGGTCGCCGGAATCGGCGGCATGAACCACTTCCTGCTTCCTGAGGGCTCGGGCGCCGGCACCGACGCCGGGCGTCGCTACGGCGCCTACGCCATGGAACTGCTGATCAACGAAATGCTGAAGGCCGGCGGGCGTCGCGAGCGGCTGGAGGCCAAACTGTTCGGCGGCGGCCGCATGTTCGACAGTCTGCGCGATGTTGGGCGTTCCAACGCCGATTTCGCCGAGAAATTCCTGCGCGACGAAGGCATTCCCGTCGTCGGCGGCAGCCTTCGCGGCGACGGCGGCCGGCGGGTGCATTACTGGCCGGTGACCGGCAAGGCCATGCAACGCGCTGTGACCGACACCGTGGCGCCCAAGCCCATCCCCGTCGCACCCCCTCCCGTCGATACGGGCGCCCTGGAGCTGTTCTGA
- a CDS encoding response regulator, translating to MPAAASLHCLVVDDQMTMRSLVRTSLQQLGVREIREAADGDIALRDIISKPAHLIISDYNMPNLDGLGLLRAVRAHPPTAKTAFIMLTGRADRELVQRAVQFGVNNYLVKPFTVAQLKGKLEAVFGVLT from the coding sequence ATGCCCGCAGCCGCCTCTCTACACTGCCTGGTCGTCGATGATCAGATGACCATGCGCTCGCTGGTTCGCACCAGTCTGCAACAACTGGGCGTGCGCGAGATCCGCGAAGCCGCCGACGGTGATATCGCCTTGCGCGACATCATCTCGAAGCCCGCGCACCTGATCATTTCCGACTACAACATGCCCAACCTGGACGGGCTGGGGCTGCTGCGCGCGGTGCGCGCCCACCCCCCGACGGCCAAGACCGCCTTCATCATGCTGACCGGTCGGGCCGACCGCGAACTGGTGCAACGGGCGGTGCAGTTCGGGGTCAACAACTATCTGGTCAAGCCCTTCACGGTCGCTCAACTGAAGGGCAAGCTGGAAGCGGTGTTCGGGGTTCTGACATGA
- a CDS encoding protein-glutamate methylesterase/protein-glutamine glutaminase: MSAKIKVLVVDDSLTMRGLISAALKSDPEIEVVGTAADPIEARAAIKELNPDVLTLDVEMPNMNGLEFLEKIMRLRPMPVVMVSTLTAAGTDVTLAALEIGAVDAVAKPAVASVDAFHDLIDKVKTAARSRVRARTDIPARTAAPTTYRPAANHILAIGSSTGGVEALLTVLSGFPANCPATIITQHMPATFTASFAARLDRVCAPTVTEAFEGAQLKTGHIYLAPGGAAHLEVTPGMTPRCHLVQSDPVNGHRPSVDVMFDSVVKLKRPMTGVILTGMGRDGAKGLKAIRDAGGRTLGQDEATSVVYGMPKAAFELGAVERQLPLHRLSSAILELCAESGARSIA; encoded by the coding sequence ATGAGCGCCAAGATCAAGGTCCTGGTGGTTGACGACAGCCTGACGATGCGTGGCCTGATCTCGGCCGCCCTGAAGTCGGATCCCGAGATCGAGGTTGTCGGCACGGCCGCCGACCCGATTGAGGCGCGCGCCGCCATCAAGGAGCTGAACCCCGACGTTCTGACCCTGGATGTCGAGATGCCCAATATGAACGGGCTGGAATTCCTCGAAAAGATCATGCGGCTGCGGCCCATGCCCGTGGTCATGGTCTCGACCCTGACGGCGGCGGGCACGGACGTCACCCTGGCGGCCCTGGAAATCGGCGCTGTGGACGCCGTGGCCAAGCCGGCCGTAGCCAGCGTCGACGCCTTCCACGACCTGATCGACAAGGTGAAGACGGCGGCGCGCTCGCGCGTCCGGGCCCGCACCGACATACCGGCGAGGACGGCGGCGCCGACCACCTATCGTCCCGCCGCCAACCATATCCTGGCCATTGGGTCATCGACCGGCGGGGTGGAAGCCCTGTTGACGGTTCTGAGCGGCTTCCCGGCCAACTGTCCGGCGACCATCATCACCCAGCACATGCCGGCGACCTTCACCGCCAGCTTCGCCGCCCGTCTGGACCGCGTTTGCGCGCCGACCGTGACCGAAGCCTTCGAAGGCGCCCAGTTGAAGACCGGGCACATCTATCTCGCGCCCGGCGGCGCGGCTCACCTTGAAGTCACGCCCGGCATGACCCCGCGCTGCCATCTTGTGCAGAGCGATCCGGTCAACGGCCACCGCCCTTCGGTCGATGTCATGTTCGACTCCGTCGTGAAGCTGAAGCGCCCCATGACCGGCGTGATCCTGACCGGGATGGGCCGTGACGGCGCCAAGGGCCTGAAGGCTATTCGTGACGCCGGCGGCCGCACCCTGGGGCAGGACGAGGCGACTTCGGTCGTCTACGGCATGCCCAAGGCCGCCTTCGAACTGGGCGCCGTGGAACGGCAGTTGCCGCTTCATCGCCTGTCCTCCGCCATCCTAGAACTGTGCGCCGAATCGGGCGCGCGGTCGATCGCCTGA
- a CDS encoding CheR family methyltransferase — MSAAPGRGSIVEGEFVFTADDFRQIAEMLHAHAGIALNEGKAALVYSRLAKRLRTLGLSSFRDYCALVEGADGIDERQKMTAALTTNVTRFYREPHHFDDLRDRVLPKLVERARAGGRVRLWSAACSNGQEPYSMALTLLSVLPEAADLDVRILATDIDPNMVAQGHDGTYSEEALEPAPATLWRKYFNRSDRGSWTAGPQLKRLVSFKELNLIGDWPMKGKFDAIFCRNVVIYFDDPTQERVWSRFVPLMQPGATLYIGHSERVAGPAANKLQTAGLTTYRLGAT, encoded by the coding sequence ATGAGCGCCGCTCCTGGACGGGGGTCGATCGTAGAGGGTGAATTCGTCTTCACCGCCGACGACTTTCGTCAGATCGCAGAAATGCTGCACGCCCATGCCGGCATCGCGCTGAACGAAGGCAAGGCCGCGCTCGTCTATTCGCGCCTGGCCAAGCGCCTGCGGACCTTGGGCCTGTCCAGCTTCCGTGACTATTGCGCCCTGGTCGAGGGCGCCGATGGGATCGACGAACGTCAGAAGATGACGGCGGCCCTGACGACCAACGTCACCCGCTTCTATCGCGAGCCGCACCATTTCGACGACCTGCGCGACCGCGTTCTGCCCAAGCTGGTCGAGCGGGCCCGCGCCGGCGGCCGGGTGCGGCTTTGGTCGGCGGCCTGTTCGAACGGGCAGGAGCCCTATTCGATGGCCTTGACCCTGCTGTCGGTCCTGCCCGAAGCGGCGGACCTGGATGTGCGCATCCTGGCCACCGATATCGACCCGAACATGGTCGCCCAGGGCCACGACGGCACCTATTCCGAAGAGGCGCTGGAGCCGGCGCCGGCTACGCTGTGGCGCAAATATTTCAATCGTTCCGATCGCGGGAGCTGGACCGCCGGCCCGCAACTGAAGCGGCTGGTGTCCTTCAAGGAACTGAACCTGATCGGCGACTGGCCCATGAAGGGCAAGTTCGATGCGATCTTCTGCCGCAACGTCGTCATCTATTTCGACGATCCGACGCAGGAGCGGGTCTGGAGCCGGTTCGTGCCGCTGATGCAACCCGGCGCCACCCTCTATATCGGCCACTCCGAGCGCGTCGCCGGGCCTGCCGCTAACAAGCTTCAGACCGCAGGTCTGACCACCTACCGCCTAGGAGCCACATGA
- a CDS encoding chemotaxis protein CheW: protein MNEANDSQRELIAFRIGQQEFCVDIMSVREIRGWTPATPLPRSPSYMKGVINLRGTVLPIIDLGSRFGLETSEPTARHVIMVAHIGGRMVGLLVDAVSDILEMNDASVQATPDGASDQVKTFVKGIFSIDGRMISLIELDHILPQVEAEAA, encoded by the coding sequence ATGAATGAAGCCAACGACTCCCAGCGCGAACTCATCGCCTTTCGGATCGGCCAGCAGGAATTCTGCGTCGATATCATGTCGGTGCGTGAGATCCGGGGCTGGACCCCGGCGACCCCGCTGCCCCGCTCGCCCAGCTATATGAAGGGCGTGATCAACCTGCGCGGCACCGTTTTGCCCATCATCGACCTGGGCTCGCGGTTCGGCCTGGAAACGTCCGAGCCTACGGCCCGTCACGTCATCATGGTCGCCCATATCGGCGGCCGGATGGTCGGTCTGCTGGTCGACGCGGTTTCGGACATTCTGGAAATGAACGACGCTTCGGTTCAGGCGACGCCTGACGGCGCCAGCGATCAGGTGAAGACCTTCGTCAAGGGAATCTTCTCGATCGACGGCCGTATGATCAGCTTGATCGAACTGGATCACATCCTGCCCCAGGTCGAGGCGGAAGCCGCATGA